A genome region from Bacillaceae bacterium IKA-2 includes the following:
- a CDS encoding DUF1538 domain-containing protein, producing the protein MSINIFEGFGHVLSEVAFALIPLLIFFLFFQFFILKLPMNKLVDIFKGMFLTFWGLSFFLQGVHIGFLPAGEMMGTILGQMNHLWLLIPIGFVLGFVATFAEPAVRILNHEVEKVSGGYIPQKIMLYTLSIGVAISIALSMVRMIIGIPLMYFIIPGYLLALILIKYSTRTFIAIAFDSGGVATGPMTVTFIVAMAIGIANVLDGRDPLLDGFGMIALVALSPILCVLTLGLLYGRKEKGNERTFESES; encoded by the coding sequence ATGAGTATTAATATTTTTGAAGGATTTGGTCACGTTTTATCTGAAGTGGCATTTGCACTTATTCCCCTGCTGATTTTTTTCTTGTTTTTCCAATTTTTTATACTAAAGCTACCAATGAATAAATTAGTCGATATTTTTAAAGGAATGTTTTTAACTTTTTGGGGACTTTCCTTCTTCCTTCAAGGTGTTCATATTGGATTTTTGCCTGCGGGTGAAATGATGGGGACGATACTTGGACAAATGAATCATTTGTGGTTATTGATACCGATCGGTTTTGTCTTAGGCTTCGTAGCAACATTCGCTGAGCCGGCAGTTCGAATATTAAATCATGAAGTTGAAAAAGTATCGGGTGGTTACATCCCACAGAAGATAATGCTCTATACACTTTCAATTGGTGTTGCTATCTCGATTGCCTTATCAATGGTACGAATGATTATTGGAATTCCACTCATGTATTTTATCATACCAGGTTATTTACTAGCGCTTATTCTTATTAAATATTCAACTCGAACTTTTATAGCAATAGCTTTTGATTCGGGCGGAGTAGCAACTGGACCAATGACCGTAACGTTTATCGTTGCGATGGCGATTGGTATCGCAAACGTACTGGATGGTCGTGACCCATTACTTGATGGGTTTGGAATGATCGCTTTAGTTGCGCTTTCCCCTATTCTTTGTGTTTTAACACTAGGATTACTTTATGGTCGAAAGGAGAAGGGAAATGAACGAACATTTGAATCTGAATCATAA
- a CDS encoding P-II family nitrogen regulator, translated as MNEHLNLNHKLIVTIVKKGVASKIVKATKEVGAEGGTIIFGKGTGVNEVKKFFGINVEPEKELILTLVSKENVDAVLVAIEQAGKLDKPGNGVGFVIDAKKISGIVHLLKLQTQGITQGGKDGK; from the coding sequence ATGAACGAACATTTGAATCTGAATCATAAATTGATCGTAACAATTGTAAAGAAAGGTGTCGCCTCAAAAATCGTTAAAGCCACAAAAGAAGTTGGTGCAGAAGGCGGTACGATTATTTTTGGTAAAGGAACAGGTGTTAATGAAGTGAAAAAATTCTTTGGTATTAATGTCGAGCCAGAGAAAGAACTGATTTTAACATTGGTATCAAAGGAAAATGTAGACGCAGTATTAGTCGCGATTGAACAAGCAGGAAAGTTAGACAAGCCAGGAAACGGGGTAGGGTTTGTCATTGATGCAAAGAAAATTTCTGGGATTGTCCACTTGCTTAAATTACAAACCCAAGGTATTACTCAAGGAGGTAAAGATGGAAAGTAA
- a CDS encoding P-II family nitrogen regulator: MESKVLYDLIISVVNKGYSEKVVDASKKAGAEGGTIIYGRGTGIHEKAKLFNISIEPEKELVLTLIDRNKTDAVLESIMVHAELNKPGKGIAFVLEVERTIGINHILNQMVNEKLSEEDA, from the coding sequence ATGGAAAGTAAAGTTTTGTATGACTTAATCATTTCGGTAGTAAATAAAGGGTATTCAGAAAAAGTTGTAGACGCTTCTAAAAAAGCAGGAGCTGAAGGCGGTACGATTATATATGGACGCGGAACAGGCATTCATGAAAAAGCCAAACTTTTTAATATATCCATTGAACCAGAAAAAGAACTTGTCTTAACGCTAATTGATAGAAACAAGACAGATGCTGTATTGGAATCAATTATGGTACATGCGGAATTGAATAAACCCGGAAAAGGTATCGCCTTCGTATTAGAAGTGGAGCGCACGATAGGAATTAACCATATATTAAATCAGATGGTTAACGAGAAGCTAAGTGAGGAAGACGCCTAA
- a CDS encoding S9 family peptidase: MTKRPITAEDLCEFKFVGDAQVSPNKDKAAYVLTHVDKEKDGYYSYIYVTDLKGKGRQFTSHYSKDELVKDTAPKWSPDGSTIAFRSNRTGKNQVWLLHTDGGEAVQLTDIKQGVGDFVWSPNGSQLALTITGELKLTSDKDEEKKEEKSDVKVITRLRYKGDGVGIFNDDRKHVYLFDVETKSYTKITEGEHDFSQPRFTPDGKTLFYIGTKEEDKEWGYLPAIWKYDIASKEESLFYQGNGYVMSPSLSPDGKWLAVAGHNRGERSQGNANVLLFSLETGKLTNLTEAFDYTVGNLVGVDAKYDTAEFQLIWDSNSSNIYFSATVRGDCQLFKVNLEGDVSAPLSPAKAAVSSYDIVSDDQAVLVLATPHSTGDLVTQDLNNLNNVDTLTDWNQDLYNEIHLSALENFDYKSTDGWDIEGWILKPYGYEEGKKYPMILQIHGGPATAFGNGLHHEMQLMASKGYVVLYTNPRGSQGYGHDFVNAVIGDYGGMDYEDIIAGVDYALEKFNYINHDQLFVTGGSYGGYMTNVIVTRTERFKAAVTERSICNWHSFYGTSDIGFFFTEWQHGHADLWDDVEKLINLSPLHYARNVKTPTLILHSEQDLRCPMEQAEQWYIALKRLGVETKLIRFPDENHDLSRSGKPKHRLERLQHLIGWFDDRLN, from the coding sequence ATGACAAAACGTCCGATTACTGCAGAAGATTTATGTGAATTTAAGTTTGTTGGTGATGCTCAAGTTTCCCCTAACAAAGACAAAGCTGCCTATGTCTTAACTCATGTAGATAAAGAAAAAGATGGCTACTATTCTTATATCTATGTAACTGATTTAAAAGGTAAAGGCAGACAGTTTACCTCTCATTACTCAAAGGATGAATTAGTAAAAGATACTGCTCCAAAGTGGTCACCAGATGGAAGTACGATTGCCTTCCGTTCAAACCGCACAGGAAAAAATCAAGTTTGGCTTTTACATACTGATGGTGGTGAAGCTGTTCAATTAACAGACATAAAGCAAGGCGTTGGTGATTTTGTTTGGTCCCCAAATGGTAGTCAGCTTGCTCTAACGATTACTGGGGAATTAAAACTTACCTCTGATAAGGACGAAGAGAAGAAGGAAGAAAAAAGTGATGTTAAGGTGATCACTAGACTTCGCTATAAAGGGGACGGAGTTGGTATTTTTAACGACGACCGTAAGCATGTTTATTTATTTGACGTTGAGACAAAGTCTTATACGAAGATTACTGAAGGTGAGCACGATTTTTCTCAGCCTCGTTTCACTCCTGATGGAAAAACATTATTTTATATTGGAACGAAGGAAGAAGATAAAGAGTGGGGCTACCTCCCTGCCATTTGGAAATATGATATTGCATCTAAGGAAGAAAGCCTTTTTTATCAAGGAAATGGCTATGTTATGTCCCCTTCCCTATCACCAGACGGTAAATGGCTAGCAGTTGCCGGTCATAATCGTGGCGAAAGAAGTCAAGGTAATGCGAATGTTCTGCTCTTTTCTTTAGAAACAGGTAAATTAACTAATTTAACGGAAGCCTTTGATTACACAGTTGGTAACCTTGTAGGTGTTGATGCGAAGTATGACACAGCAGAGTTTCAATTAATTTGGGACTCTAATAGCTCTAACATTTACTTCAGCGCAACAGTTCGAGGAGATTGCCAATTATTTAAGGTCAATCTAGAAGGAGATGTTTCAGCTCCGCTCTCTCCTGCAAAAGCAGCAGTTAGTTCTTATGATATCGTAAGTGATGATCAAGCGGTTCTTGTTCTTGCTACTCCTCATTCTACAGGAGATTTAGTTACTCAAGATTTAAATAATCTGAATAACGTTGATACGCTAACTGATTGGAATCAAGATCTATATAACGAGATTCATTTAAGTGCACTTGAAAATTTCGATTACAAGAGCACCGATGGTTGGGATATTGAAGGGTGGATCTTAAAGCCTTACGGTTACGAGGAAGGTAAAAAATATCCGATGATCCTCCAAATTCACGGTGGTCCAGCAACAGCATTTGGAAATGGTTTACACCATGAAATGCAATTAATGGCCTCAAAGGGTTATGTGGTGCTTTACACGAATCCAAGAGGAAGCCAAGGCTATGGACATGACTTTGTAAATGCGGTTATTGGTGATTACGGTGGAATGGATTATGAGGATATTATCGCAGGTGTCGATTATGCCTTAGAAAAATTTAACTATATCAATCACGACCAATTATTCGTTACTGGTGGGAGTTACGGTGGGTATATGACCAATGTCATCGTTACTCGTACAGAGCGTTTCAAAGCAGCCGTTACTGAAAGAAGTATTTGCAACTGGCATAGCTTCTACGGAACAAGTGATATTGGTTTCTTCTTCACTGAATGGCAGCATGGACACGCTGATTTATGGGATGATGTAGAGAAGCTAATAAATCTATCACCGCTTCATTATGCGCGCAATGTCAAAACACCGACTTTAATCCTGCACTCTGAACAGGACTTACGTTGTCCAATGGAGCAAGCAGAACAATGGTATATAGCGCTTAAACGTTTAGGTGTGGAAACAAAGCTAATCCGATTCCCAGATGAAAATCATGACCTTTCACGCTCTGGTAAACCAAAGCACCGCTTAGAACGTTTACAGCACTTAATCGGTTGGTTTGATGATCGATTGAATTAA
- a CDS encoding FAD-dependent oxidoreductase, with translation MNDPIIIVGAGLSGLHAASLLNSQGIDCSILEARGRIGGRVLSREAVGRPELGNFDLGPTWFWPQHEPVISSLVRELGLQTFLQHTEGTMLFEKSQNEPIQRHVLPEGSVERSVRLVGGVRSLIDAVAESLPPGMVQLDTRVTEIHMDEEGTITLEADLADGKKKSIRARAVILALPPRIVANRIAFSPSLPTNLMASLVDKPTWMAGQAKVVAIYNRPFWREDGLSGQVMSWRGPLQEIHDASPETGNGAIFGFFGIATNIRQELGEEKVLKLVVEQLTRLFGPDAEKPISLLYKDWSIDPETAVDEDSKPLSDFPNYSRPKNTSAWENKVIFAGTETASEHGGHLEGALGSAERAVFEVSKLYDNKGTGTLSQKNNR, from the coding sequence ATGAATGATCCTATTATAATTGTGGGGGCCGGTTTAAGCGGCCTTCATGCGGCGTCTTTGCTTAATTCACAGGGCATCGATTGCAGCATTTTGGAGGCGCGAGGACGAATTGGAGGTAGAGTTTTAAGTAGGGAAGCCGTTGGCAGACCTGAGCTCGGTAATTTTGATCTGGGACCAACATGGTTCTGGCCGCAACATGAGCCCGTTATCTCTAGTCTTGTCAGAGAACTTGGTTTACAAACATTTTTACAGCACACCGAAGGAACAATGCTTTTCGAAAAATCTCAAAATGAACCGATACAGCGACATGTGCTACCAGAAGGATCTGTTGAGAGGTCGGTTCGCCTCGTTGGGGGTGTTCGTTCCCTTATTGATGCTGTAGCGGAATCTCTTCCTCCGGGAATGGTCCAGTTAGACACGCGTGTAACCGAAATCCATATGGATGAAGAAGGAACGATCACTCTTGAAGCAGATCTTGCTGATGGAAAGAAGAAAAGTATCCGTGCAAGAGCCGTTATCTTAGCGTTACCGCCTCGGATCGTGGCCAATCGCATAGCCTTCTCGCCTTCTCTCCCAACGAATCTCATGGCAAGCTTGGTAGATAAACCGACGTGGATGGCGGGACAGGCCAAGGTTGTTGCGATTTATAATCGTCCCTTTTGGCGAGAAGATGGACTTTCTGGTCAGGTAATGAGCTGGCGAGGTCCCTTGCAGGAAATCCATGATGCATCACCTGAAACAGGTAACGGTGCCATTTTTGGTTTCTTCGGGATAGCTACAAACATACGCCAAGAGCTGGGTGAGGAAAAAGTTCTCAAACTTGTCGTTGAGCAGTTGACTCGGCTCTTTGGTCCGGATGCTGAAAAACCGATTTCCCTCCTTTATAAGGATTGGTCAATTGATCCCGAAACTGCGGTCGATGAAGACTCCAAACCGCTTAGCGATTTTCCAAACTATAGTCGACCGAAAAACACTAGTGCGTGGGAAAACAAGGTCATTTTTGCGGGTACAGAAACCGCTTCTGAACACGGGGGGCATCTTGAAGGAGCACTTGGATCAGCCGAGCGTGCGGTTTTTGAAGTTAGTAAGTTATACGACAACAAGGGGACAGGCACTTTGTCCCAGAAAAATAATCGGTGA
- a CDS encoding helicase yields MRIYPDCPIITRTIDVGGLTKLQLIKKLQQHAILMNEYGERLLSDQKFTTSDTKYSLKTVELAVRELGFPDGATTPQIFKRASEFGLELCPLELGPYLRFVYLDQSEGNTGNISQQYQAPSGSITIASKIISEDDDFPKGFYLRRINGVLWLRGYIADHLHVWNPDDHFIFCQTL; encoded by the coding sequence TTGCGAATATACCCTGATTGCCCAATTATTACTAGAACAATAGATGTTGGCGGACTAACGAAATTGCAGCTTATTAAGAAATTGCAACAACACGCCATCTTGATGAATGAGTATGGCGAGAGACTATTATCTGATCAAAAGTTTACTACTTCTGATACAAAGTACAGCCTTAAGACCGTCGAGCTAGCCGTTAGGGAACTTGGCTTTCCTGATGGGGCTACTACGCCTCAAATTTTTAAAAGAGCGAGTGAATTTGGTTTGGAATTGTGTCCGCTTGAGCTGGGACCTTACCTAAGATTTGTGTATCTAGATCAGTCTGAAGGAAATACGGGGAATATTTCACAACAATATCAAGCTCCTTCTGGCTCCATTACAATAGCATCGAAGATAATAAGTGAAGACGATGATTTTCCGAAAGGCTTTTACCTTAGACGAATAAACGGTGTATTGTGGCTACGCGGATACATTGCTGATCATCTGCACGTTTGGAATCCTGATGATCACTTTATCTTTTGTCAAACCCTTTAA
- a CDS encoding CBO0543 family protein translates to MKDRSILNVLTIFGIGGSIFFLLRKKGDLKDWFLIYFMKTLVCTLIDGPVIKKKYLQYPNRYFPKSFDSNIIFLYVIFPLLCVIYNQFTYKMKPLKSILSIFLFSIPFTLLENWLEKNTNLVKYSKGWNGFFTFTVFSATFLLVKVCIEFIRFLDEKIHLRSSSHPQQPGLKT, encoded by the coding sequence ATGAAGGATAGAAGTATATTGAATGTATTGACCATATTTGGAATAGGTGGAAGCATATTTTTTTTATTAAGAAAAAAAGGTGATTTAAAGGACTGGTTTCTTATTTATTTCATGAAAACTTTAGTTTGTACTCTAATTGATGGACCAGTAATAAAGAAAAAATACTTGCAATATCCAAATCGTTATTTCCCTAAATCATTTGATTCAAACATTATATTTTTATATGTAATATTTCCTTTATTGTGTGTTATATATAATCAATTCACATATAAAATGAAGCCATTAAAATCAATTTTGAGTATTTTCCTTTTTAGCATACCATTTACACTGTTGGAGAACTGGCTCGAAAAAAATACTAATTTAGTCAAATACAGTAAAGGGTGGAATGGTTTTTTCACCTTTACCGTTTTCTCAGCTACTTTTTTGTTAGTTAAAGTATGCATAGAATTTATTCGTTTCTTAGATGAAAAAATTCACCTAAGATCATCATCACATCCGCAACAACCTGGTCTTAAAACGTAA
- a CDS encoding GNAT family N-acetyltransferase — MELFIENMNEKIARETINWKYDKPYDFYNNELTEEGMKERLDGSYYAIVDNLEELFGFFCIGKTAQVPIGNKFGVYTDDLVDMGLGMNPKLVGKGNGLEFCSFIVRYIEKNYKDRPIRLTVAKFNHRAIHLYQQLGFVIKNEFSSDFAEFITMVKKS; from the coding sequence GTGGAATTATTTATAGAAAATATGAATGAAAAAATAGCTAGAGAAACAATCAACTGGAAATATGATAAACCATATGATTTTTACAATAACGAATTAACAGAAGAAGGGATGAAGGAAAGGCTCGATGGTTCATACTACGCAATTGTTGATAATCTTGAAGAATTATTCGGATTTTTTTGCATTGGTAAGACGGCCCAAGTACCTATTGGAAACAAATTTGGCGTTTATACAGATGACCTGGTTGATATGGGACTTGGTATGAATCCGAAACTTGTAGGCAAAGGGAACGGCCTTGAATTTTGCTCATTTATTGTTCGATATATTGAAAAAAATTATAAAGATCGACCAATTCGATTAACTGTAGCAAAATTCAATCATAGAGCTATTCATCTATATCAACAACTTGGTTTCGTTATAAAAAATGAATTTAGCAGTGACTTTGCAGAATTTATTACAATGGTCAAAAAATCATAA
- a CDS encoding vitamin K epoxide reductase family protein translates to MKQMLNERTATFGREVNQETNNGTTYTYGSAVPRLFAIFTAVAMLGWAVSVFLSGVHFWVLPLPSGFDVTGTQWAVMTSDWAYVLGIPLALLGAFYYLTVLLFAGMWYHTRHPLVLKILTPMTAIGVISSAFFVYLQLFVIGAICPFCMVSAVATTILFSLELVMLRMSKLPPIRKLLRNAQAAFDGKGLTWLFLMFMVSSLALLSFWIVTHIPAPGV, encoded by the coding sequence ATGAAACAAATGTTAAATGAAAGAACTGCAACTTTTGGAAGAGAAGTAAATCAAGAAACCAATAATGGTACAACATATACTTATGGGTCCGCTGTACCTAGACTATTTGCTATTTTTACTGCAGTTGCCATGCTTGGTTGGGCTGTGAGTGTTTTCTTAAGCGGTGTCCATTTCTGGGTACTACCCTTACCCTCTGGCTTCGATGTAACAGGAACACAATGGGCAGTTATGACTAGCGATTGGGCGTATGTGCTTGGTATCCCATTGGCTTTATTGGGAGCCTTCTACTATCTCACGGTATTATTATTCGCAGGTATGTGGTATCACACACGGCATCCTTTAGTGCTCAAAATTTTAACACCAATGACAGCGATCGGTGTCATTTCTTCAGCTTTCTTTGTTTATCTACAATTGTTTGTTATTGGAGCAATTTGTCCATTTTGTATGGTGTCTGCTGTTGCGACGACAATTCTCTTTTCTCTTGAACTAGTTATGCTACGCATGAGTAAGTTACCGCCGATTCGTAAACTTCTGCGTAATGCTCAAGCGGCATTTGATGGAAAAGGCCTTACATGGTTATTCCTTATGTTTATGGTATCATCGCTCGCGCTGCTCAGCTTTTGGATAGTGACTCATATCCCTGCACCTGGTGTATAG
- a CDS encoding thioredoxin family protein yields MQLVLRLLLKRSFKKLSLWELLKEIKVLGTGCKKCKQLEERVKEVLEETSIEANIEKVEDIQEIIKYGVMSTPALVIDGKVVSSGKVLSVKELKKILV; encoded by the coding sequence ATGCAATTGGTGCTTCGCCTGTTATTGAAGCGCTCCTTCAAAAAGTTGTCGCTGTGGGAACTGCTGAAAGAAATTAAAGTTTTAGGAACTGGATGTAAAAAGTGCAAACAGTTAGAAGAACGTGTGAAGGAAGTGCTGGAGGAAACTAGTATCGAAGCAAATATTGAAAAAGTTGAGGATATCCAAGAAATTATCAAATATGGAGTTATGAGCACCCCTGCTTTAGTCATTGATGGCAAAGTTGTTTCAAGTGGAAAAGTACTATCTGTTAAAGAACTCAAAAAAATTTTAGTATAA
- a CDS encoding metalloregulator ArsR/SmtB family transcription factor, translating to MRPQQWSPLSELEAKLIEKKFKNDLPLLSNKSEVTRKVELFKALGDETRLRIIGMLSVRDLCMCEIVFGLDGANSTISHHLKLLEKGEVISSRKEGKFTVYQLNKQILPLLQLD from the coding sequence ATGCGTCCACAACAATGGTCACCGTTAAGTGAACTAGAAGCTAAGTTAATCGAAAAGAAATTTAAGAATGACTTGCCTCTTTTATCAAATAAATCTGAAGTAACAAGGAAAGTAGAATTATTTAAAGCTTTAGGAGATGAAACTCGTCTGCGTATCATCGGTATGCTTTCGGTTAGAGATTTGTGTATGTGTGAAATTGTCTTTGGTTTAGATGGGGCAAATTCAACGATTAGCCATCACTTAAAGCTACTTGAAAAAGGGGAAGTGATTTCATCAAGAAAAGAAGGGAAGTTCACAGTTTATCAATTAAATAAACAGATCTTACCGTTATTACAATTAGACTAA
- a CDS encoding thioredoxin domain-containing protein, with amino-acid sequence MVSHERKRAISLVLILVAVAAILIFKDKGTPNDESSALDVTGDTVLLFSANACPSCIEMKKRVNQLESEYEETISFLTVNVNSRDNQELIQKFNVRMIPTTVFIDKNGKEVKNQVGLLPLDYIRNEIDNMVDGGSMDD; translated from the coding sequence ATGGTGAGTCATGAGAGAAAACGAGCGATCTCATTAGTTCTTATATTAGTTGCGGTTGCTGCTATATTAATTTTTAAAGATAAAGGGACACCTAATGATGAAAGTAGTGCTTTGGATGTAACTGGAGATACGGTTCTTTTGTTTTCAGCTAACGCCTGTCCTTCATGTATCGAGATGAAAAAACGTGTAAATCAATTAGAGAGTGAGTATGAAGAAACCATTTCTTTCCTAACTGTAAATGTCAATAGTCGTGACAATCAAGAGTTAATTCAAAAGTTTAATGTACGCATGATCCCTACAACCGTTTTTATTGATAAAAACGGAAAAGAAGTTAAAAATCAAGTTGGTTTACTTCCATTAGACTATATAAGAAATGAAATTGACAATATGGTAGATGGAGGGAGTATGGATGATTGA
- a CDS encoding cytochrome c biogenesis protein CcdA, which produces MIESLLLEIEQLFIQGYWFIPFLIFLSGIVTSIGPCNLSMTPVLLAYINSSSTNEKGGRKGFVLSLAFTLGSALTFVILGIIIALFGGLFGTTQTVFSYIAATVCLLMGLILLNLLHIQLPSLADVGQKIGIKPPTNPKKYRSRRGAFTLGMILGITGSQCGAPILLVILTYVLLNGQMMYGAVLLFLYGLGRGVPLMIIGTITGATVALPKIAAFSEKIEKFAGVFLIGLSLYLFWSA; this is translated from the coding sequence ATGATTGAATCTCTATTACTTGAAATTGAACAACTTTTTATTCAGGGGTACTGGTTCATTCCTTTCCTAATATTTCTAAGTGGGATAGTCACTAGTATAGGTCCATGCAATCTATCTATGACCCCAGTCTTATTGGCGTATATAAATTCTTCTTCCACAAATGAAAAAGGAGGAAGGAAAGGTTTTGTTTTATCGTTAGCCTTTACACTAGGATCAGCATTGACTTTCGTCATATTAGGAATCATTATTGCTCTTTTTGGTGGTTTATTCGGAACAACTCAAACTGTATTTTCCTATATTGCAGCAACTGTATGTTTGTTGATGGGACTAATTTTGTTAAATCTACTTCATATCCAATTACCGTCATTAGCTGATGTTGGTCAAAAGATAGGCATAAAGCCACCAACAAACCCAAAAAAGTATAGAAGTCGTCGGGGAGCATTTACTTTGGGGATGATTCTCGGAATAACTGGATCTCAGTGTGGCGCGCCGATTTTGCTAGTTATTTTAACGTATGTATTATTAAATGGTCAGATGATGTATGGTGCAGTATTATTATTTCTTTATGGACTAGGGCGCGGTGTTCCATTGATGATTATTGGAACAATTACGGGAGCAACTGTCGCATTACCTAAAATCGCTGCCTTCAGTGAAAAAATAGAAAAGTTTGCAGGAGTATTTTTAATTGGACTTTCTTTATATTTGTTTTGGAGTGCGTAA
- a CDS encoding protein kinase family protein, translating into MQTYNELAQSVKFKIKGSKIVIADKNPQLDFAGEGRSAFVFKIRSTNKVLKVFLPPFSHLAQVEAEIYKDLLGNPFYPVLYEYGTNYIVIDYIEGNTLFNCLLKGILITNDQIKEIDYALLLTKENGLNPSDIHLRNILITPRGSIKLIDVARFRQIKPCSQWNDIKTIFEKYYKKQLFPKMIPAFLLNLIAFLYKKNFFKRFLTNMT; encoded by the coding sequence ATGCAAACATACAATGAATTGGCTCAAAGTGTAAAATTTAAAATAAAAGGATCAAAAATTGTAATTGCTGATAAAAATCCACAGTTGGATTTTGCTGGAGAGGGAAGAAGTGCTTTTGTATTTAAGATTCGTTCAACCAATAAAGTTTTAAAAGTTTTTTTACCTCCTTTTAGCCATTTAGCACAGGTAGAGGCTGAAATTTACAAAGATTTACTTGGTAATCCGTTTTATCCGGTTTTATACGAATATGGAACTAATTATATAGTTATTGATTATATAGAAGGAAATACTTTATTTAATTGCTTATTAAAGGGAATACTTATTACAAATGATCAAATAAAAGAAATTGATTATGCGCTTCTGCTCACAAAAGAAAATGGTCTAAATCCATCTGATATTCATTTACGAAATATCCTTATTACACCTAGAGGAAGTATAAAGCTTATTGATGTTGCTCGCTTTCGACAAATTAAACCATGTTCGCAATGGAATGATATTAAGACAATCTTTGAGAAATATTACAAAAAACAGTTATTCCCAAAAATGATCCCTGCATTTTTATTAAATCTAATTGCTTTTCTTTATAAGAAAAATTTCTTCAAACGATTTCTGACAAATATGACGTGA
- the istB gene encoding IS21-like element helper ATPase IstB has protein sequence MQIQEMAHILKLPYIKTNYQMLLDEANHTNMTHRELISRLLERELELRLENGLKHRLRRAKFPLNKYLEDFDKSKYHKKFIPKFEELETLQFIENKENIILIGSPGCGKSHYSIGLGIKACLEGKSVLFISVPNLIIELKEAMSESKLSQYKTKFEKYSLVVLDELGYVSFDKIGCEILFNLLSNRNDKGSIIITTNLAFDRWEEIFKDPMLTGAIVDRLAHKSHILDISREVSHRFEETMSWLKPTK, from the coding sequence ATGCAAATACAAGAAATGGCCCATATACTAAAATTACCCTATATAAAAACCAATTATCAAATGCTTCTTGATGAAGCAAACCATACAAACATGACCCACCGAGAGCTGATAAGTCGTCTACTCGAAAGAGAATTAGAACTAAGGCTTGAGAATGGTTTAAAACATAGACTCAGAAGGGCTAAATTCCCTCTTAACAAGTACTTAGAAGACTTCGACAAGAGTAAGTACCATAAGAAATTTATACCGAAATTCGAAGAACTAGAAACGTTGCAGTTCATTGAAAATAAAGAAAATATAATCTTAATAGGATCTCCTGGCTGCGGGAAATCACATTATAGTATTGGGCTTGGTATTAAGGCGTGTTTGGAAGGCAAAAGTGTATTGTTTATCTCTGTACCTAACTTAATAATAGAGTTAAAAGAAGCAATGAGTGAAAGCAAACTATCGCAATATAAAACCAAATTTGAAAAGTACAGTCTTGTCGTTTTAGATGAACTGGGATACGTATCATTTGACAAAATTGGTTGTGAAATACTATTTAATTTATTATCAAATAGAAACGATAAAGGATCAATAATCATAACAACAAACTTGGCTTTTGATCGCTGGGAAGAGATTTTTAAAGACCCGATGCTTACTGGTGCAATTGTAGATAGACTTGCTCACAAATCACATATCTTAGATATTTCACGAGAAGTAAGTCACCGATTTGAAGAGACAATGTCATGGCTAAAACCAACTAAATAA